The following proteins come from a genomic window of Leptospira andrefontaineae:
- a CDS encoding ATP-dependent DNA helicase — MSRVEEQFKKLSKLWPDFESRSGQIQMANSVEQAFASSEHLIVEAGTGVGKSLAYLIPAAISALEGEEIVVISTETKALQDQLIRKDIPLVSQILGQEVKAEIAMGASNYVCKRKLGNVLTQGTFGPEMMEHLNSFKEWVNESESGRRQEYDGYASPDFWSKVTREADSCLGRSCPNFSHSFYFLERAKWQKSNLLIVNHSLLAAHIASDFNILPDFKKIVVDEAHNFPEVLGNAFRIELSSLEIQKLLQGVWNSQKKSGLGARLNSPKINDLTNLAGEKLFLCFNKVVGELPLNFYGSQRIRRPLKMDGGELEAALDSLQEALLIELKKYSKDSDEIEEKEIAMEIEMSSGRIGQIAEGLHLFRTMDEGERVYWADPPNTRTKEMFPKLLTQPLKSETILREVLEPRTESIVFTSATLSTNKGDLSYFADRIGRLPSRSKLVASPFPYEKNALLFLPKDIKDATESAERNAADLSRYILKLIELTKGGAFVLFTSNKSLNEIIETIRPLTDLPIISQLEMGPEAAKNRFLAEKDAVLFGVSSFWQGVDIRGDKLRSVILTKLPFQPPNDPVLEARSEKLKEKGGNPFKDLQLPYATTVLKQGFGRLIRSEKDTGIVSLLDSRIWTKSYGTDLINSLPPAKRISEWNQLKLEYSKLPNYSSGEAV; from the coding sequence ATGGCAAATAGTGTAGAACAAGCGTTTGCCAGTTCGGAACATTTGATTGTAGAAGCAGGAACGGGCGTAGGAAAATCATTAGCCTATTTGATCCCGGCGGCAATCAGCGCCTTAGAAGGAGAAGAGATAGTAGTCATCTCCACTGAAACGAAAGCACTACAAGACCAGCTCATCCGGAAAGATATCCCTCTTGTTTCCCAAATTTTGGGACAAGAAGTGAAAGCTGAAATTGCAATGGGAGCTTCCAACTACGTTTGTAAAAGAAAATTAGGAAATGTCCTCACACAAGGAACCTTCGGCCCCGAGATGATGGAACATTTAAATTCTTTTAAGGAATGGGTAAACGAATCAGAATCAGGAAGAAGGCAAGAATATGATGGATATGCCTCTCCCGATTTTTGGTCCAAGGTAACAAGAGAAGCGGATTCTTGTTTAGGAAGAAGTTGCCCGAACTTCTCCCATTCTTTTTATTTTTTAGAAAGAGCTAAATGGCAGAAATCAAATCTGTTGATCGTAAACCATTCTTTACTCGCGGCTCATATAGCATCCGATTTTAATATTCTACCTGATTTCAAAAAGATCGTAGTGGATGAGGCTCATAATTTCCCTGAAGTTTTAGGGAACGCATTCAGAATAGAATTATCTTCTTTAGAGATCCAAAAACTTTTACAAGGTGTTTGGAATTCTCAGAAAAAATCAGGCTTGGGAGCAAGACTCAATTCTCCTAAGATAAATGATTTAACAAATCTTGCAGGAGAAAAACTTTTCCTTTGTTTTAATAAGGTAGTGGGAGAACTTCCACTCAACTTCTACGGTTCACAAAGAATTCGTAGGCCTTTAAAGATGGACGGAGGAGAATTAGAAGCTGCATTAGATTCTTTGCAAGAAGCGCTACTTATAGAATTAAAAAAATATTCTAAAGATAGCGACGAGATAGAGGAAAAAGAGATCGCGATGGAGATAGAAATGTCTTCAGGTCGTATCGGACAGATCGCAGAAGGTTTACATCTTTTCCGTACAATGGATGAAGGAGAAAGAGTATATTGGGCGGATCCACCGAATACCAGAACAAAGGAAATGTTCCCTAAACTTTTGACCCAACCCTTAAAGTCTGAAACAATACTACGAGAAGTGTTAGAACCTAGAACTGAAAGTATTGTATTCACTTCCGCCACACTTTCTACTAATAAGGGTGATCTCAGTTATTTTGCAGATCGGATCGGGAGATTACCTTCTCGATCTAAACTTGTGGCTTCTCCTTTTCCTTATGAGAAAAATGCACTTTTGTTTTTGCCTAAAGATATCAAGGACGCAACAGAATCTGCGGAAAGAAATGCGGCTGACCTTTCCCGTTATATCTTAAAACTCATCGAGCTGACTAAAGGTGGAGCATTCGTTTTATTTACTTCAAATAAATCTTTAAATGAAATTATCGAAACAATCAGACCTCTTACAGACCTGCCAATAATCTCCCAATTGGAAATGGGACCGGAGGCTGCTAAGAATCGGTTTTTAGCAGAAAAGGATGCGGTACTTTTTGGGGTATCTTCTTTCTGGCAGGGAGTGGATATCAGAGGTGATAAACTCAGATCCGTGATCCTAACAAAACTTCCCTTCCAACCTCCAAATGATCCGGTTTTGGAAGCAAGAAGTGAAAAATTGAAAGAAAAAGGTGGAAATCCTTTCAAGGATCTACAACTTCCTTACGCTACCACAGTTCTTAAACAAGGTTTTGGAAGACTAATCCGTTCTGAAAAAGATACAGGAATTGTAAGTTTACTGGATTCTCGTATTTGGACCAAGTCATATGGAACAGATCTGATCAATTCTCTTCCTCCCGCAAAGCGGATCTCCGAATGGAACCAATTAAAATTAGAATATTCTAAACTTCCCAATTACTCTTCCGGAGAAGCCGTATGA
- a CDS encoding tetratricopeptide repeat protein → MAKSSALSTQLSLEESAWELFETGAYEEVSKLAEKNPKNVFLNHLRAVCEFETETNTANNFPLEGKTVLTPLLGAYLHRAKGNAKEAAVLFHEYFKASSSPVSYSILTTGIKACEEVGAHKACADLIQRYKALWTDGYFSKLEFFSLYHLRKFEEALKVFKENSETLKEDRDVLAALGLCFVHIGKFEEACNILEKLPGAGEIPSFEDKVTEYSDRIKNIPKYEARKKELSRMELLDLGYAYLFSESYKKAEEVFTSLVSVESR, encoded by the coding sequence ATGGCTAAAAGTTCCGCCCTTTCCACACAGCTTTCCTTGGAAGAGTCCGCTTGGGAACTCTTTGAAACGGGAGCGTACGAGGAAGTATCCAAATTAGCGGAGAAGAATCCGAAAAACGTGTTCTTAAATCATTTAAGAGCGGTTTGCGAATTCGAAACGGAAACAAATACTGCCAATAATTTTCCATTAGAAGGAAAAACGGTCCTAACACCTTTACTCGGTGCATATTTGCATAGAGCAAAGGGAAATGCGAAAGAGGCCGCAGTATTATTTCACGAATACTTCAAGGCATCTTCCAGTCCTGTATCCTATTCTATCTTAACAACTGGGATCAAGGCATGCGAAGAAGTGGGAGCCCACAAAGCATGCGCGGATCTGATCCAAAGATATAAGGCTCTCTGGACAGATGGATATTTTTCCAAACTGGAATTTTTCTCCCTTTATCATTTAAGAAAATTCGAAGAAGCTCTTAAAGTATTCAAAGAAAATTCTGAAACCCTGAAAGAAGACAGAGACGTTCTGGCGGCTTTAGGATTATGTTTTGTTCATATAGGAAAATTCGAAGAAGCTTGTAATATCCTGGAAAAACTTCCTGGTGCAGGCGAGATTCCTTCCTTTGAAGATAAAGTGACCGAGTATTCTGATAGGATCAAAAATATTCCTAAATACGAAGCGAGAAAAAAAGAACTTTCTAGAATGGAACTTTTAGATCTGGGATATGCGTATTTATTCTCTGAGTCTTATAAAAAGGCGGAAGAGGTATTTACTTCTCTGGTTTCCGTAGAATCACGATAA